A single window of Aspergillus puulaauensis MK2 DNA, chromosome 5, nearly complete sequence DNA harbors:
- a CDS encoding TRAPP trafficking subunit Trs65 domain-containing protein (COG:S;~EggNog:ENOG410PH9J;~InterPro:IPR024662;~PFAM:PF12735;~antiSMASH:Cluster_5.4;~go_component: GO:1990071 - TRAPPII protein complex [Evidence IEA];~go_process: GO:0006891 - intra-Golgi vesicle-mediated transport [Evidence IEA]) produces MHGGHATAAPAMPSFDVPGEFLRHAVLDTVVPHASNIDLEAALTSALEEGAEDLPSVLSYIPQRSILFFDEFCTARVVLRLSNCSQSSLKSHLQNLDIRVDVFAIDPAEAVAENPTPTRDLIFSGVVDTQADPLVVVNEFEGESGEGNHIYVIWNVETFLKRPRIRIQHPSIIFIANASLNPAETRHDAREDTYLPSLVPASTNVLQPLTTDSAFGHKDPFLPASRLLRVVPAKYSEDPIYNVLQESGHPTRIVPAASARIRYSRLNSFSSRPTTIANLDFEVTPFLNCEVVFDRADLRLSDGSIEILTNGTGLVPPVTCHPRDDITLMYKLTPECGPDSRDSTTVLVSTLEISLEAVINVSENCNPRIMMQWTTNIDFSLALNPNFGAPSQALQRTNRPTSLSTLPSQAGTVPGGNQSNRTSLRERAYSATESMGVTMSFTGPQTVDVGKPFSWSVFIVNRSATPRKFAMIAIPRRKVANARGHVARPSSSSMTTRRSDQVAEAVTDDNIVHAMQKSVAGQEADLVCLSTDVRVGPLLPGTCFETDLKFLPLALGSLRLESVRLIDVNTNETTDIKDLPDILSLGQNA; encoded by the exons ATGCATG GTGGACATGCGACTGCTGCCCCCGCTATGCCTAGTTTCGATGTCCCTGGCGAGTTCTTGAGACATGCTGTTCTAGATACTGTTGTCCCACATGCATCAAACATCGATCTAGAAGCGGCGCTGACATCTGCGCTCGAAGAGGGTGCAGAAGATCTACCGTCTGTCCTTTCATATATACCCCAGCGGTCCATTTTGTTCTTTG ATGAATTCTGCACCGCCCGCGTTGTCCTTAGACTCTCCAATTGCTCCCAAAGCAGCTTAAAATCACATCTCCAGAACCTCGATATCCGCGTCGATGTCTTTGCCATTGACCCTGCGGAGGCTGTCGCGGAAAACCCAACGCCCACGCGGGACCTTATCTTCTCAGGGGTTGTAGACACGCAGGCAGATCCGCTGGTCGTTGTAAACGAGTTTGAAGGTGAATCCGGAGAAGGAAACCATATATATGTTATCTGGAACGTTGAGACTTTTCTCA AGCGCCCCCGTATCCGCATTCAACACCCCTCTATAATTTTCATTGCCAACGCCAGCCTTAATCCGGCGGAAACTCGACATGATGCTCGTGAAGACACATACCTACCGTCTCTGGTTCCTGCTTCTACGAATGTGCTGCAACCTCTCACGACAGACTCTGCCTTCGGTCACAAGGACCCTTTCCTTCCAGCTTCTAGGCTTTTGCGCGTCGTGCCCGCGAAATATAGTGAAGACCCTATATACAATGTGCTACAAGAGTCGGGACATCCGACACGGATAGTGCCCGCTGCTAGTGCACGGATACGTTATTCTAGGCTGAATTCGTTTTCCAGTCGACCGACAACCATCGCGAACCTTGATTTCGAAGTTACTCCTTTCTTGAATTGTGAGGTGGTGTTTGACAGGGCAGATCTTCGACTATCGGATGGGTCAATCGAAATACTGACAAATGGGACTGGGCTTGTACCGCCCGTTACATGCCACCCACGAGACGATATAACTTTGATGTACAAGCTGACCCCGGAGTGTGGGCCAGACTCCAGGGATTCGACTACGGTGCTTGTGAGCACGTTGGAAATATCTCTGGAAGCCGTTATTAATGTATCAGAGAACTGTAACCCTCGGATCATGATGCAATGGACGACGAATATCGATTTTTCGCTAGCGCTTAACCCAAATTTTGGTGCTCCAAGCCAGGCCTTACAGCGGACTAACCGACCTACAAGTCTTTCAACTTTACCTAGTCAGGCTGGAACTGTACCTGGAGGAAATCAATCAAACCGAACGTCCTTAAGGGAGCGGGCGTATTCTGCAACAGAAAGTATGGGTGTGACCATGTCTTTTACGGGTCCTCAGACTGTGGACGTCGGGAAGCCTTTCTCCTGGAGCGTTTTCATCGTGAATCGCTCCGCCACACCTCGAAAATTCGCCATGATTGCCATACCTCGACGGAAGGTAGCTAATGCGAGAGGACATGTAGCCcggccatcatcttcgtcaatgaCAACTCGTCGTAGTGACCAAGTTGCGGAAGCAGTGACAGACGACAACATCGTTCACGCCATGCAGAAGAGTGTGGCTGGCCAAGAAGCGGATCTTGTTTGCCTGAGCACGGACGTGCGAGTTGG TCCATTACTGCCTGGAACTTGTTTTGAGACTGATTTAAAGTTCCTCCCTCTGGCACTGGGCTCTTTACGGCTGGAATCAGTACGCCTCATTGATGTAAATACCAACGAAACCACTGATATCAAGGATCTCCCGGATATTTTGTCCCTGGGGCAGAATGCATAG
- a CDS encoding Mpv17/PMP22 family protein (COG:S;~EggNog:ENOG410PJFR;~InterPro:IPR007248;~PFAM:PF04117;~TransMembrane:3 (o24-42i126-148o168-185i);~antiSMASH:Cluster_5.4;~go_component: GO:0016021 - integral component of membrane [Evidence IEA]): MFTATRRRVLDGLNRRYIYGRLPLLHTIIFLIEMAAATRLAAKFNSYYAEKPVLTTMVTNAILGGVADTVAQLITAFRTRATAPQCDDFIAIEINDLDKEKPPALGELGHASHAPPPFDFERLTRFMSYGFFMAPIQFKWFGFLSRVFPLAKKNPTVSAMKRVAFDQLLFAPFGLVCFFSFMTVAEGGGRRALTRKFQDVYLPTLKANYVLWPAVQILNFRVVPIQFQIPFVSSVGIAWTAYLSLTNSAEEE; encoded by the exons ATGTTTACTGCAACTCGCCGTCGGGTCCTAGATGGTTTGAATAGAAGATACATTTACGGTCGCTTG CCTTTACTTCatactattatattcctGATCGAGATGGCGGCAGCAACGCGGTTGGCGGCGAAGTTCAACTCCTACTATGCGGAGAAGCCGGTACTGACTACTATGGTCACGAACGCG ATCCTTGGAGGAGTTGCAGACACTGTTGCCCAATTGATCACAGCATTTAGAACACGAGCAACGGCACCACAGTGTGATGATTTCATTGCGATCGAGATAAATGATTTGGATAAGGAAAAGCCGCCTGCCTTGGGAGAGCTAGGTCATGCTAGCCATGCACCTCCTCCGTTCGACTTCGAACGACTCACTCGGTTCATGTCGTATGGTTTCTTCATGGCTCCAATCCAGTTCAAATGGTTCGGTTTCTTGTCGAGGGTGTTCCCGCTCGCAAAGAAGAACCCGACCGTCTCTGCTATGAAACGGGTTGCTTTCGACCAACTTCTCTTTGCTCCTTTCG GTTTGGTGTGCTTCTTTTCGTTCATGACGGTTGCTGAAGGTGGTGGGAGACGGGCCTTGACCCGCAAGTTCCAGGACGTTTACCTGCCAACTCTTAAGGCAAACTATGTTCTCTGGCCAGCAGTCCAGATTTTGAACTTCAGGGTAGTTCCTATCCAATTCCAGATC CCGTTTGTCTCCTCGGTTGGTATTGCCTGGACTGCGTACCTCTCCCTCACAAACTCTGCAGAGGAGGAGTAA
- the pgkA gene encoding phosphoglycerate kinase pgkA (BUSCO:EOG09262F22;~COG:G;~EggNog:ENOG410PGBU;~InterPro:IPR001576,IPR036043,IPR015824,IPR015911;~PFAM:PF00162;~antiSMASH:Cluster_5.4;~go_function: GO:0004618 - phosphoglycerate kinase activity [Evidence IEA];~go_process: GO:0006096 - glycolytic process [Evidence IEA]) — MSLTSKLSITDVDLKDKRVLIRVDFNVPLDKKDNTTITNPQRIVGALPTIKYAIDNGAKAVVLMSHLGRPDGHKNPKFSLKPVVPKLKELLGRDVIFTDDSVGKDVEETVNKASGGQVILLENLRFHAEEEGSSKDEQGNKIKADKEKVAEFRKGLTALGDIYINDAFGTAHRAHSSMVGVDLPQKASGFLVKKELEYFAKALESPQRPFLAILGGSKVSDKIQLIDNLLPKVNSLIITGGMAFTFKKTLEGVKIGNSLFDQPGSEIVGKIVEKAKANNVKIVLPVDYVTADKFAADAKVGYATDEQGIPDGFMGLDVGKNSVESYKQTIAESKTILWNGPPGVFELEPFATATKATLDAAVSAVQNGATVIIGGGDTATVAAKYGAEDKISHVSTGGGASLELLEGKELPGVSALSSK; from the exons ATGTCTCTCACCAGCAAGCTTTCCATCACAGATGTGGATCTCAAGGACAAGCGTGTCCTGATCCGA GTTGACTTCAACGTACCCCTCGACAAGAAGGACAACACCACGATAACCAACCCCCAGCGTATTGTTGGTGCTCTGCCCACGATCAAGTATGCTATCGACAATGGCGCTAAGGCCGTTGTTCTGATGTCCCATCTCGGCCGTCCCGATGGCCACAAGAACCCCAAGTTCAGTTTGAAGCCTGTTGTGCCCAAGTTGAAGGAATTGCTCGGCCGCGACGTTATCTTCACCGATGACTCTGTCGGCAAAGACGTTGAGGAGACCGTCAACAAGGCCTCTGGCGGCCAGGTAATCCTTCTTGAGAACCTGCGCTTCcacgccgaggaggagggtagCTCCAAGGACGAACAGGGCAACAAGATCAAGGCCGACAAGGAAAAGGTTGCTGAGTTCCGTAAGGGACTTACTGCCCTTGGCGATATCTACATCA ACGATGCTTTCGGTACTGCCCACCGTGCCCACAGCTCCATGGTCGGTGTCGACCTCCCCCAGAAGGCCTCCGGTTTCCTCGTGAAGAAGGAACTCGAATACTTCGCCAAGGCCCTCGAATCGCCCCAGCGCCCCTTCCTCGCTATCCTTGGAGGCTCCAAGGTCTCTGATAAGATCCAGCTGATCGACAACCTTCTCCCCAAGGTCAACAGCCTGATCATCACCGGTGGTATGGCATTCACCTTCAAGAAGACTCTCGAGGGTGTCAAGATCGGCAACAGCTTGTTCGACCAGCCCGGTAGCGAGATTGTCGGTAAGATCGtggagaaggccaaggccaacAACGTCAAGATCGTTCTCCCCGTCGACTACGTCACCGCTGATAAGTTCGCTGCCGACGCGAAGGTTGGCTACGCCACAGACGAGCAGGGAATCCCTGACGGCTTCATGGGCTTGGATGTTGGCAAGAACAGTGTCGAGTCCTACAAGCAGACCATCGCTGAGTCCAAGACTATCCTCTGGAACGGACCCCCTGGTGTTTTCGAGCTGGAGCCCTTCGCTACCGCTACCAAGGCTACTCTCGACGCTGCTGTGTCGGCTGTCCAGAACGGCGCTACCGTTATCATTGGCGGTGGTGACACAGCTACCGTTGCCGCTAAGTACGGCGCTGAAGATAAGATCAGCCACGTCTCCACTGGCGGTGGTGCCTCTTTGGAGCTCCTCGAGGGCAAGGAACTGCCTGGTGTTTCTGCTCTGTCAAGTAAGTAA